A stretch of Cucumis sativus cultivar 9930 chromosome 2, Cucumber_9930_V3, whole genome shotgun sequence DNA encodes these proteins:
- the LOC101208869 gene encoding protein CONTINUOUS VASCULAR RING 1 isoform X1, producing MGDEKSAIAMASRERDRELLIPVAESAIDEASAKPSSSSSSSHHSGRETFSKVVRSWASKKFMTGCVILFPIAITFYITWWFIRFVDGFFSPIYAHLGINIFGLGFVTSITFIFLVGVFMSSWLGASVLGLGEWFIKRMPFVRHIYNASKQISSAISSDQNSQAFKEVAIIRHPRIGEYAFGFITSSVVLQSYSGEEELCCVYVPTNHLYIGDVFLVHTKDVIRPNLSVREGIEIVVSGGMSMPQILSTMNSEIMTIDRSRLERS from the exons ATGGGTGATGAGAAATCGGCTATTGCCATGGCGAGCAGAGAACGAGATCGAGAGCTTCTTATTCCCGTTGCGGAGTCCGCTATTGATGAGGCATCTGCTAAACCTTCGTCGTCTTCCTCCTCGTCTCATCATTCTGGCAGAGAG ACATTTTCCAAGGTTGTTAGAAGCTGGGCCTCTAAGAAGTTCATGACTGGATG TGTCATCCTTTTTCCTATAGCAATAACATTCTACATAACATGGTGGTTTATTCGTTTTGTGGATGGATTCTTCTCTCCAATCTATGCACATCTTGGAATTAATATCTTTG GTCTTGGATTTGTAACTTCCATTACATTCATCTTCCTGGTCGGTGTGTTTATGTCCTCTTGGTTGGGAGCATCTGTTCTGGGCCTTGGGGAGTGGTTTATCAAGAGGATGCCATTTGTGCGTCATATCTACAATGCTTCTAAGCAAATTAGTTCTGCAATATCATCAG ACCAAAACTCACAGGCCTTCAAGGAAGTAGCTATCATAAGACATCCTCGTATTGGCGAATATGCATTTGGTTTCATCACTTCGTCCGTAGTTCTCCAG AGCTATTCTGGGGAGGAGGAGCTATGCTGTGTCTATGTTCCAACAAACCATCTCTATATTGGCGACGTTTTCTTGGTTCATACCAAAGATGTTATTAGACCAAATTTATCAGTTCGAGAAGGAATTG AAATCGTCGTCTCCGGAGGAATGTCAATGCCCCAGATACTTTCAACAATGAATTCCGAGATTATGACCATAGACAGAAGTAGACTTGAGAGAAGTTAA
- the LOC101208869 gene encoding protein CONTINUOUS VASCULAR RING 1 isoform X2, which translates to MGDEKSAIAMASRERDRELLIPVAESAIDEASAKPSSSSSSSHHSGRETFSKVVRSWASKKFMTGCVILFPIAITFYITWWFIRFVDGFFSPIYAHLGINIFGLGFVTSITFIFLVGVFMSSWLGASVLGLGEWFIKRMPFVRHIYNASKQISSAISSGLQGSSYHKTSSYWRICIWFHHFVRSSPELFWGGGAMLCLCSNKPSLYWRRFLGSYQRCY; encoded by the exons ATGGGTGATGAGAAATCGGCTATTGCCATGGCGAGCAGAGAACGAGATCGAGAGCTTCTTATTCCCGTTGCGGAGTCCGCTATTGATGAGGCATCTGCTAAACCTTCGTCGTCTTCCTCCTCGTCTCATCATTCTGGCAGAGAG ACATTTTCCAAGGTTGTTAGAAGCTGGGCCTCTAAGAAGTTCATGACTGGATG TGTCATCCTTTTTCCTATAGCAATAACATTCTACATAACATGGTGGTTTATTCGTTTTGTGGATGGATTCTTCTCTCCAATCTATGCACATCTTGGAATTAATATCTTTG GTCTTGGATTTGTAACTTCCATTACATTCATCTTCCTGGTCGGTGTGTTTATGTCCTCTTGGTTGGGAGCATCTGTTCTGGGCCTTGGGGAGTGGTTTATCAAGAGGATGCCATTTGTGCGTCATATCTACAATGCTTCTAAGCAAATTAGTTCTGCAATATCATCAG GCCTTCAAGGAAGTAGCTATCATAAGACATCCTCGTATTGGCGAATATGCATTTGGTTTCATCACTTCGTCCGTAGTTCTCCAG AGCTATTCTGGGGAGGAGGAGCTATGCTGTGTCTATGTTCCAACAAACCATCTCTATATTGGCGACGTTTTCTTGGTTCATACCAAAGATGTTATTAG
- the LOC105434538 gene encoding uncharacterized protein LOC105434538: protein MSQDSLSSRIYKSFLTCNDPKGIVDKSTVRKKKAPSKMEKRNKNRRASKNLYEFSDCRLGRERTAIKEVRDEFSSSSSSQLMEVSRGAQKLNRTIDLWSNGMKYDTQSDQIARDLFEGALDLQQSLVILGKLQEASRYMTEMKKNERTERKTNGNMGMERTGFNRNEFHKPQLSADYSYGDGAEELKKMIRDRLARQLIFPNSTNVAERITFPESSMESSASDFASTSSSQSSMMYNTATNPAKKGNGKNLIAKLMGLEPQSSQMYENLHKRFLDEKISDRQRPEFSMKVAETKKPKSAIHKISQKTSESNLNTQQSKGILKHPANEVNDYFNYSSYSRSREEPTHAAQPIVLLKPVRVSQVEWEERQAQVFEEEEALNKKKFMKLKMKEKYDQQKDDNKVEALCSKKVFGSIGAEETAISRIYHRKVAQNPKEDDWKPKECINVIKPKKRISHILLDQNFQKKEATDKKGFDSQKDNVARKNLLVKAKIAPKFQDEVQGSLSKLQRKRNVIEEPIPHDSTPTSDTAHECSPFSMNQAIAEKVINEVLVEKSPAINFGGKNSLKKPDQTYSPASLLDMKKKGGSSRYQTCDHCSESQSSLIHSCRKPESSKYIDHEISVTKPVSTPRTPISINSPPDSHTNELNHLNANGSSRLWVSPEELPANACDGVESLRNYRKINEATNGIFGLSCRWPVRESMKEVEEVVEDLEERILVGLIHEVFA from the exons ATGTCTCAGGACAGTCTAAGCTCAAGAATTTACAAATCATTTCTGACCTGTAACGATCCTAAAGGCATAGTTGATAAGAGCACCgtcagaaaaaagaaagctccATCAAAAATGGAGAAACGTAACAAAAACCGGAGAGCTAGTAAGAACTTGTATGAATTTTCGGATTGTAGGTTAGGAAGAGAGAGAACAGCAATCAAAGAAGTAAGAGATGAATTCAGTAGTTCATCCTCATCTCAACTCATGGAAGTGTCCAGAGGAGCTCAGAAGCTGAATCGGACAATTGATTTATGGTCTAATGGGATGAAATATGATACACAATCTGACCAAATTGCAAGAGATTTGTTTGAAGGAGCTCTTGATTTGCAGCAGTCCTTGGTCATTCTAGGGAAATTGCAGGAAGCTTCGAGGTATATGACtgagatgaagaaaaatgaacggacggaaaggaaaacaaatgGGAATATGGGCATGGAGAGAACAGGCTTCAACCGAAATGAATTTCATAAACCCCAGCTTTCAGCCGATTATTCTTATGGAGATGGTGCTGAGGAACTAAAGAAGATGATTCGAGATCGCCTTGCAAGACAACTCATCTTCCCGAATTCAACAAACGTAGCTGAAAGAATCACCTTTCCTGAAAGTAGTATGGAAAGCTCAGCTTCAGATTTCGCATCCACAAGCTCTAGCCAATCTTCAATGATGTACAACACTGCTACAAATCCAGCAAAGAAGGGTAATGGCAAAAATCTGATTGCCAAGCTAATGGGACTAGAACCTCAATCAAGCCAAATGTATGAAAATCTACACAAACGGTTTCTTGATGAGAAAATTTCAGATCGTCAGAGGCCCGAATTTAGCATGAAGGTGGCAGAGACAAAGAAACCAAAGTCTGCTATACACAAGATATCTCAGAAAACTTCAGAGTCAAATCTTAACACCCAGCAATCCAAAGGCATTCTTAAACATCCTGCAAATGAAGTGAATgactatttcaattattcCAGCTACAGCCGGTCAAGAGAAGAGCCAACCCATGCTGCCCAGCCAATTGTACTTTTAAAACCTGTGCGTGTTTCACAGGTTGAATGGGAAGAACGTCAAGCACAAGTATTcgaggaagaagaagcattgaacaagaaaaagttcatgaaactgaagatgaaagaaaagtaTGATCAGCAAAAGGATGACAATAAAGTAGAAGCTTTATGTTCCAAAAAAGTGTTTGGGTCAATTGGGGCTGAAGAGACTGCAATCTCAAGGATTTATCATAGAAAAGTAGCTCAGAACCCAAAAGAAGATGATTGGAAACCAAAAGAATGTATCAACGTTATCAAGCCCAAAAAAAGGATTTCACACATTCTACTCGATCAAAATTTCCAGAAGAAAGAAGCAACTGATAAGAAAGGTTTTGATTCACAGAAAGATAATGTGGCTAGAAAAAATCTACTTGTGAAAGCTAAGATTGCGCCAAAATTTCAGGATGAAGTACAGGGATCCCTTAGCAAACTTCAACGCAAACGAAATGTCATAGAGGAACCTATCCCTCATGACTCTACTCCTACATCAGACACTGCCCACGAGTGCAGTCCATTCAGCATGAATCAAGCAATTGCAGAAAAGGTCATCAACGAGGTTTTGGTAGAGAAGTCACCA GCAATTAACTTTGGAGGCAAAAACAGTCTTAAGAAGCCTGATCAAACATATTCTCCAGCATCCTTATTagatatgaagaaaaaaggcGGTAGCTCCCGATATCAAACATGTG ATCACTGTAGCGAAAGCCAGAGTTCTCTCATTCACTCATGCCGCAAACCAGAAAGCTCGAAGTACATAGACCATGAAATATCAGTTACCAAACCTGTATCTACCCCGAGAACTCCGATTTCGATCAATTCACCGCCTGACAGTCACACGAATGAGCTCAACCATCTGAATGCGAATG GGAGTTCGAGATTATGGGTTTCGCCGGAGGAATTGCCGGCGAATGCCTGTGACGGCGTGGAATCTTTGAGGAATTACAGAAAAATCAATGAAGCAACAAACGGAATATTTGGTTTAAGCTGCCGGTGGCCGGTTCGAGAATCGATGAAAGAAGTAGAGGAAGTTGTGGAAGATCTGGAGGAGAGAATATTAGTTGGATTGATTCATGAGGTTTTTGCATGA